One Nitrospira sp. DNA window includes the following coding sequences:
- a CDS encoding Sulfopyruvate decarboxylase - alpha subunit has protein sequence MIDSDLFVQALQDMGVNFFTGVPDSILGGIIEELMTRKVYTPAVREDEAVAMAAGAYMAGKIPAVLMQNSGLGTSLNALISLNMIYRQPCILIVSWRGFEGKDAPEHLVMGETMLQLLDTMKIPHRTLSEQTMADDLRWVSQTFMKQRVPLALVIKKGVVKGLHP, from the coding sequence ATGATCGACAGCGACCTGTTCGTGCAAGCGCTCCAGGACATGGGCGTGAATTTTTTCACGGGTGTACCCGATTCGATTCTGGGCGGCATCATCGAAGAGCTGATGACGCGCAAGGTCTATACCCCCGCCGTCCGTGAAGACGAAGCGGTCGCCATGGCCGCCGGCGCCTACATGGCCGGAAAGATTCCCGCCGTCCTCATGCAGAACTCCGGGCTCGGGACCTCCCTGAACGCCCTCATCTCCTTGAACATGATTTATCGGCAGCCCTGCATCCTGATCGTTTCCTGGCGGGGCTTCGAAGGCAAAGATGCGCCGGAACATTTGGTGATGGGGGAGACGATGCTGCAATTGCTCGACACCATGAAAATTCCGCACCGGACCCTGTCGGAGCAGACAATGGCCGACGACCTCCGGTGGGTGAGCCAGACCTTCATGAAGCAACGGGTTCCGCTGGCGCTCGTCATCAAGAAGGGCGTCGTCAAGGGGTTGCATCCATGA
- a CDS encoding Sulfopyruvate decarboxylase - beta subunit yields the protein MQSRAQAMAALLELLTDQPVIICNGFPSREAHKIADRPTHFYMIGSMGNAPAIGLGVALAKPSKQVIVFDGDGNVLMGMGTLATVGALKPKNFIHVVFDNEVYGTTGNQPTISNVVPLEKVAKAAGYVHVERVLDRDDLVYEFKDMLKKEGPSMLLVKVNEFVEDAGRVLHEPPDITARFMKAIE from the coding sequence ATGCAGAGCCGGGCACAGGCCATGGCCGCGCTGCTCGAATTGTTGACCGACCAGCCGGTCATCATCTGCAACGGCTTTCCGTCGCGTGAAGCGCACAAGATCGCCGACCGGCCGACCCATTTTTATATGATCGGCTCCATGGGAAACGCGCCGGCGATCGGGCTCGGCGTCGCACTCGCCAAACCTTCCAAACAGGTGATCGTCTTCGACGGTGACGGCAATGTCCTCATGGGGATGGGCACCCTGGCGACCGTGGGCGCCTTGAAGCCGAAGAATTTCATCCACGTGGTGTTCGACAACGAAGTGTACGGCACGACCGGGAATCAGCCGACGATTTCCAACGTCGTGCCGCTGGAAAAGGTGGCCAAGGCCGCAGGGTATGTCCATGTCGAGCGCGTCCTCGACCGGGACGACCTGGTGTACGAGTTCAAAGACATGCTGAAGAAAGAGGGGCCGAGCATGTTGCTGGTCAAGGTCAACGAGTTCGTCGAGGATGCCGGGCGAGTCCTGCATGAGCCGCCGGACATCACCGCCCGATTCATGAAAGCGATCGAATAG
- a CDS encoding 2-aminoethylphosphonate:pyruvate aminotransferase, producing the protein MILLNPGPVNVSERVRQALMRPDICHREAEFSDLLGRVQQKLLTAFVPGNEADYVAVLLTGSGTAAVESAIMSCLPMGKRMLVLNNGIYGERISNMIGLHRLGVSELKSEWHVRPDPERLRLALRQHPEVHAVAMVHHETTTGLINPVKEIAEVVDSQNRVFVLDSVSGLGGEPIDIAGSHIYMVAGTAGKCIQGFPGVSFVLLRKGFLERMRGYPKRSWYLHLTHYVDNQGKGTVPFTPAVQVYYAFEEALDELLEEGVANRMRRYKLTASKIRERMGQLGIKALLPSESQSNTITAFHLPPGIDYATLHDQLKARGYVIYAGQGQLESKIFRIANMGALTEAQIQGFLTAFEQVLAGASRP; encoded by the coding sequence GTGATCTTACTCAATCCCGGTCCAGTCAATGTGTCCGAACGGGTGCGGCAGGCCTTGATGCGCCCCGATATCTGCCATCGAGAAGCGGAATTCTCCGACCTGTTGGGGCGAGTCCAACAAAAATTATTGACGGCGTTCGTGCCCGGGAACGAAGCGGACTACGTCGCGGTCTTGCTGACCGGCTCAGGCACTGCCGCGGTGGAATCCGCCATCATGTCGTGCCTCCCGATGGGAAAGCGTATGCTGGTGCTCAACAACGGCATCTACGGCGAGCGCATCTCCAACATGATCGGCCTGCACCGGCTCGGCGTGTCCGAACTCAAGTCGGAGTGGCATGTCAGGCCGGACCCGGAGCGGCTGCGCTTGGCCCTGCGCCAGCATCCCGAGGTCCATGCGGTGGCGATGGTGCACCATGAAACGACCACCGGCTTGATCAATCCCGTCAAGGAGATCGCCGAGGTCGTCGATAGTCAGAACCGCGTGTTCGTGCTCGATTCCGTGAGCGGCCTGGGAGGCGAGCCGATCGATATCGCCGGCTCTCACATCTATATGGTGGCGGGGACTGCCGGCAAATGCATTCAAGGATTTCCCGGCGTCTCGTTCGTCCTCCTTCGTAAGGGGTTTCTGGAGCGGATGCGAGGGTACCCGAAGCGATCCTGGTACCTGCATCTGACCCACTATGTCGACAATCAAGGGAAAGGGACCGTGCCCTTCACCCCGGCGGTGCAAGTTTATTATGCGTTTGAAGAGGCCCTCGACGAGTTGTTGGAGGAGGGGGTCGCCAATCGCATGAGGCGGTACAAGCTGACCGCCTCAAAGATTCGGGAACGCATGGGGCAACTGGGAATCAAAGCCTTGTTGCCGTCCGAATCCCAATCGAACACGATCACGGCATTCCATTTGCCGCCCGGCATCGATTACGCCACATTACACGATCAGCTGAAGGCCCGTGGCTATGTCATCTATGCCGGACAGGGACAATTGGAATCGAAGATCTTCCGCATCGCCAACATGGGTGCCCTGACCGAAGCGCAGATCCAAGGATTTCTGACGGCCTTCGAGCAGGTGCTTGCAGGTGCAAGTCGTCCATGA